In the Carassius auratus strain Wakin chromosome 50, ASM336829v1, whole genome shotgun sequence genome, one interval contains:
- the LOC113066673 gene encoding leucine-rich repeat and immunoglobulin-like domain-containing nogo receptor-interacting protein 1 → MVAGEVSGHSFLVACWQPILILMLGTVLSGSATGCPSRCECNVQERSVLCHRKKLMSVPEGIPLETRLLDLSKNRIKTINPDEFSAFPQLEELELNENTISTIEPGAFNNLYSLQTLGLRSNKLKLIQLGVFTGLSNLTTLDISENKIVILLDYMFQDLYNLRSLEVGDNDLVFISHRAFHGLSSLEQLTLERCNLTSVPTEAFTHLHSLVTLRLRNLNINSIRDYSFKRLYRLKVLEIANWPYLDTMTTNCLYGLNLTSLTITNANLTSIPYLALRHLVYLRFLNMSYNPIQMIEGNRLHDLLRLQELHLVGGRLMMIEPYSFRGLNYLKILNVSSNSLTTLEESVFHSVGNLETLALYDNPLACDCRLLWVFRRRWRLNFNRQQPTCSSPEFVQGKEFKDFPDVLQPNYFTCRKSRIRDRKPQQKFVDEGTTVHFICQADGDPTPVIMWLSPQKQFITTRTIGRLTVFPDGTLEVRYAQIQDNGTYVCIASNAGGNDTALAHLHVHSYSPDWPNQPNKTLAFISNQPNDNGANGTRATVPFPFDIKTLIIATTMGFISFLGVVLFCLVLLFLWSRGKGNSKHNIEIEYVPRKSDAGMSSSGNDGPRKFNMKMI, encoded by the coding sequence ATGGTAGCAGGGGAAGTGAGTGGGCACAGCTTCCTGGTGGCATGCTGGCAGCCCATTCTAATCTTAATGCTGGGCACAGTGCTGTCTGGCTCTGCCACGGGCTGCCCATCTCGTTGTGAGTGCAATGTTCAGGAGCGTTCAGTCTTGTGCCATCGCAAGAAGCTGATGTCCGTTCCAGAGGGAATCCCATTAGAAACACGACTCTTGGACCTCAGCAAGAATCGAATCAAAACCATCAATCCGGATGAGTTCTCTGCCTTCCCACAGCTGGAAGAGCTGGAGCTCAATGAAAACACCATCTCAACCATCGAGCCTGGGGCTTTTAACAACCTCTACAGTCTGCAGACTCTGGGACTGCGCAGCAACAAGCTGAAGCTCATCCAGCTGGGAGTGTTCACAGGCCTCAGTAACCTAACAACGCTGGACATCAGTGAAAATAAGATCGTAATTCTGCTGGACTACATGTTCCAGGACCTCTACAACCTGCGCTCTCTGGAGGTTGGGGATAATGACCTTGTCTTCATATCCCACAGGGCATTTCACGGCCTCAGCAGCCTGGAGCAGCTCACACTAGAAAGGTGCAACTTGACCTCTGTCCCGACAGAGGCCTTCACGCACCTGCACAGTTTGGTCACGCTGCGCTTACGAAACCTCAACATCAACAGTATCAGAGACTACAGCTTCAAGCGGCTCTACCGTCTCAAAGTGCTGGAGATCGCCAACTGGCCCTACCTGGATACCATGACCACTAACTGCTTATACGGATTGAATCTTACCTCCCTAACGATCACTAATGCAAACTTGACATCTATTCCATATTTGGCCTTGAGGCACCTGGTTTATCTTCGTTTCCTTAACATGTCCTACAATCCCATTCAGATGATTGAGGGCAACCGGCTCCATGACCTGCTCAGATTGCAGGAGTTGCATCTGGTAGGCGGTCGACTGATGATGATTGAACCCTATTCCTTTAGAGGTCTGAACTACCTGAAAATCCTCAATGTGTCCAGCAACTCCCTTACCACCCTGGAGGAGTCTGTGTTCCATTCGGTGGGGAACCTGGAGACCCTCGCATTGTACGACAACCCACTGGCTTGTGACTGCCGTCTGCTTTGGGTTTTCCGACGCCGCTGGAGGCTCAACTTTAACCGACAGCAGCCAACTTGCTCCTCACCCGAGTTTGTTCAGGGAAAAGAGTTCAAGGACTTTCCTGATGTGCTGCAGCCTAATTACTTCACGTGTCGCAAGTCCAGGATCCGAGACCGGAAACCGCAGCAGAAGTTCGTTGATGAAGGCACCACCGTCCACTTCATCTGCCAAGCAGATGGAGACCCGACACCTGTCATCATGTGGCTTTCTCCACAAAAACAATTTATCACTACGAGAACGATAGGACGGCTCACTGTTTTCCCGGATGGCACCTTGGAGGTGCGCTACGCTCAGATTCAGGACAATGGGACGTATGTGTGCATTGCTAGCAATGCAGGTGGAAACGATACCGCTTTGGCTCACCTACATGTCCACAGTTACTCTCCAGACTGGCCCAACCAACCCAACAAAACCTTGGCGTTTATCTCCAACCAACCCAATGACAACGGAGCCAATGGAACAAGAGCAACAGTCCCGTTCCCTTTTGATATAAAGACGCTAATCATTGCCACCACCATGGGCTTCATCTCTTTTTTGGGTGTGGTTCTGTTCTGCCTTGTTCTGCTCTTTCTTTGGAGCAGAGGCAAAGGCAACAGCAAACACAACATTGAGATAGAGTATGTCCCGCGCAAATCGGATGCTGGGATGAGCAGCAGCGGCAATGATGGCCCTCGGAAATTTAACATGAAAATGATATAA